ATCACCGACCACGTGCTCGAGGGCGCGCGCGACGGTCGCTCGGTCGCCGAACTGATGTCCTCCGGGCGCACGGTGCTCGCGCGCGCGGACGTGATGGACGGCGTGCCGGAGATGATCCACGACGTCCAGGTCGAGGCCACCTTCCCGGACGGCACCAAGCTCGTCACCGTCCACCACCCGATCG
This genomic stretch from Nocardia brasiliensis ATCC 700358 harbors:
- a CDS encoding urease subunit gamma, whose product is MRLSPHEQERLLLSYAAELARRRQARGLKLNHPEAVALITDHVLEGARDGRSVAELMSSGRTVLARADVMDGVPEMIHDVQVEATFPDGTKLVTVHHPIA